A stretch of bacterium DNA encodes these proteins:
- a CDS encoding serine/threonine protein kinase: MEKVIQSYEVVKQIGAGGMATVFMGRHPTLDRLVAIKVVKGDNKDKIKRFEREAILSASLKQENLPSIYDYFMDAQKNHYLVMEYVEGIDVSEILKSRGPLPPGICAMIIREAARGLEHMHENGIIHRDIKPSNVRLGNDGQVKLMDFGIAKQEDDDAHRNLTSTGIIVGTPSYMSPEQASGDKLTVQSDIFSLGTMMYELLSGKKPFAADSNLTLITLIAQGKFESLYHINAQLPHALVEIVHKAMSKNLHNRYQLIGHLIKDLNNFLQAISQSQIKDYLTKYYGAVTSKDKKIDLAKFDIPVNADFTSTAVDLSYSSLSFTSYFKHIRKFRWFYTSSAAFVLAVFLLIFLYANEMIFQEPPFGKVEIGLKSKRQNILRDTKLYINDREYALGDAFNGSVSLNKFQYGKNTIRFKFPVMYSTQEFHFTLKEETDSLNFNFDVDKAIDDMDIYAPENKKIGVNVSSIPQGAAVYVNNDLKGTSLRTPYSQNWGSFRTPVQSFILKKENFLTMKILGPFPSNESFGLHVYLEPNKK; encoded by the coding sequence ATGGAAAAAGTTATTCAAAGCTATGAGGTTGTAAAACAGATAGGCGCCGGCGGTATGGCGACGGTTTTTATGGGGCGTCATCCGACGTTGGATAGGCTGGTTGCGATCAAAGTTGTCAAAGGCGACAATAAAGATAAGATCAAGCGATTCGAACGGGAAGCAATTCTCTCCGCGTCGCTGAAGCAGGAAAACCTGCCGTCGATTTACGACTATTTCATGGATGCACAGAAAAATCACTATTTGGTAATGGAATACGTGGAAGGGATTGACGTAAGCGAAATTCTGAAATCGCGCGGACCGCTGCCGCCTGGAATTTGCGCGATGATCATTCGCGAAGCGGCGCGCGGGCTGGAACATATGCATGAAAACGGCATTATTCACCGTGACATCAAACCCAGTAATGTTCGGCTCGGAAATGACGGCCAGGTCAAGCTGATGGATTTCGGGATTGCGAAACAGGAAGACGACGATGCGCATAGAAATCTTACGTCAACGGGTATCATCGTCGGCACACCGTCGTACATGTCGCCGGAGCAAGCTTCAGGAGACAAACTAACCGTTCAAAGCGATATATTCAGCCTCGGCACGATGATGTATGAACTCCTTTCCGGCAAGAAGCCGTTTGCGGCGGATAGCAATCTGACCCTGATCACTCTGATCGCACAGGGCAAGTTTGAGTCGCTGTATCACATAAATGCGCAGCTTCCGCATGCATTGGTGGAGATAGTTCACAAAGCAATGTCGAAGAATCTGCATAACCGATATCAGCTAATAGGCCATCTGATCAAGGATTTGAACAATTTCCTTCAGGCTATTTCGCAATCTCAGATCAAGGATTATCTGACCAAATACTACGGCGCCGTTACTTCCAAAGATAAAAAAATAGATTTGGCTAAATTTGATATTCCCGTAAATGCGGATTTTACATCTACGGCCGTTGATCTTTCCTATTCAAGTTTGTCTTTTACTTCCTATTTCAAGCACATCAGAAAATTTCGATGGTTTTACACATCTTCAGCCGCTTTCGTATTAGCCGTATTCCTGTTGATTTTCCTCTATGCAAATGAGATGATTTTTCAGGAACCGCCGTTCGGGAAAGTAGAAATCGGCCTAAAATCCAAACGACAAAATATTTTGCGTGATACGAAATTATATATTAACGACAGAGAATATGCATTGGGCGACGCCTTCAACGGATCTGTATCATTAAACAAATTTCAATACGGCAAAAACACTATTCGTTTCAAATTTCCTGTCATGTACAGTACACAGGAATTTCATTTTACGCTTAAGGAGGAAACGGATAGTCTGAATTTCAATTTTGACGTAGATAAAGCGATTGATGATATGGACATTTATGCTCCCGAAAACAAAAAAATAGGCGTTAATGTGTCCAGTATTCCTCAAGGCGCGGCAGTTTATGTAAATAACGATTTGAAGGGCACATCGCTCAGAACTCCGTATTCGCAGAACTGGGGGAGTTTTAGAACTCCGGTACAAAGTTTTATTCTGAAAAAGGAAAATTTTCTGACTATGAAGATTTTAGGCCCGTTTCCCTCTAATGAGAGCTTCGGTCTTCATGTATATTTAGAGCCTAATAAAAAGTAG
- the xerC gene encoding tyrosine recombinase XerC, whose protein sequence is MRAHLDQFLRYLDAERNYSNKTISAYHIDLDEFISFVEQRFDSRSFSLKEISKNEIRSFLGHLARKKLEKKSIARKLSAVKSFFRYLMKNQFVDSNPSKLISTPKYETKVPSFFTQEQITALFDLIDTTTVEGCRDKTILELFYTSGMRLSELIRLDLRDINFSNRTISVFGKGSKQRIIPIGSKALSELKNYISIRSTVSKYAESTDPQALFIVPSGKRITPLAVQRLVKKYLLRISDAKKLSPHVLRHSFATHLLDNGADMLAVKELLGHENLSTTQIYTHVTMDRLKNAYKKAHPRAVK, encoded by the coding sequence ATGAGAGCCCATCTTGATCAATTTCTCAGGTACCTTGACGCCGAACGAAACTATTCCAACAAAACAATATCAGCCTATCATATTGATTTAGATGAATTTATAAGTTTTGTTGAACAACGCTTCGACTCCCGTTCATTTAGTTTGAAAGAGATTTCCAAGAATGAAATCCGTTCGTTTTTAGGTCACCTTGCGCGAAAAAAATTAGAAAAGAAGAGTATCGCAAGAAAATTGTCCGCAGTGAAGTCTTTTTTTCGTTATCTAATGAAAAACCAATTTGTTGATTCAAATCCGTCAAAACTGATTTCCACGCCTAAATATGAAACAAAAGTTCCTTCCTTTTTTACACAAGAGCAGATAACGGCGTTATTTGATCTGATAGACACAACGACCGTTGAAGGGTGCAGGGACAAAACGATACTGGAGCTTTTTTATACATCAGGAATGCGATTAAGCGAATTGATTCGTCTCGATCTGCGCGACATTAATTTTTCAAACCGTACCATTTCCGTTTTCGGGAAGGGAAGTAAACAGCGAATCATTCCGATCGGATCGAAAGCTTTGAGCGAGTTAAAAAATTATATATCCATACGTTCAACCGTTTCAAAATACGCCGAAAGTACGGACCCGCAAGCTTTATTTATTGTGCCGTCCGGCAAGAGAATCACGCCGTTGGCAGTTCAGAGACTCGTCAAAAAATATTTGTTACGGATATCGGACGCAAAAAAATTAAGTCCTCATGTTCTGCGCCATTCTTTTGCTACTCATTTGCTCGACAACGGAGCCGACATGCTTGCAGTAAAGGAACTTCTGGGCCATGAAAATCTATCGACAACACAGATATATACTCACGTCACCATGGATCGGCTGAAAAATGCTTATAAAAAAGCTCATCCACGGGCTGTCAAATAA
- the raiA gene encoding ribosome-associated translation inhibitor RaiA produces the protein MLIKKLIHGLSNNSFYFTHLQKENHMKIRITSRHQKLAPKLREYIEEKLDRVERYYDRIIDCEVVIVKEKIAEKVEISIKVYGKSLNVKAKDPDLTKAIDLCMDKLEVQLKKFKGKMKSRPHVRISEVLAGTAEE, from the coding sequence ATGCTTATAAAAAAGCTCATCCACGGGCTGTCAAATAATTCCTTTTATTTTACTCATCTACAAAAGGAGAACCACATGAAAATCCGAATCACTTCCCGCCATCAGAAATTAGCCCCCAAATTGAGAGAATATATAGAGGAAAAACTGGATCGAGTAGAACGGTACTATGATCGTATCATTGATTGTGAAGTGGTTATTGTTAAAGAAAAAATTGCAGAAAAAGTCGAAATTAGTATCAAAGTATACGGTAAGTCCCTCAATGTTAAAGCGAAAGATCCCGATTTAACCAAGGCAATTGATCTGTGTATGGACAAGCTGGAGGTTCAATTGAAAAAATTCAAAGGTAAAATGAAGAGCCGTCCGCATGTACGCATATCCGAGGTTTTAGCCGGTACGGCGGAAGAATAA
- a CDS encoding MBL fold metallo-hydrolase, with product MEILFLGTGTSHGIPVIGCACATCASTNEKNKRLRSSVLITVDQRNILIDTSIDFRQQSLRYRIERVDAVLFTHHHVDHIFGLDDTRVFNKMYKKKIPCYAGRETTQKLKHIFSYIFDYPDIPGGIPMLEFTTVDDRPFDVLGTQIIPIEIMHGTMPINAYRVGDTIYATDCSSIPDRSMEKFMNADILILDCLRIRKHPTHFNLDQALSVAQKIGAKQTYFTHMSHEIEHEAVTKSLPDRIALAYDGLKLII from the coding sequence ATGGAAATTCTTTTTCTTGGTACAGGGACATCACATGGAATTCCTGTTATTGGCTGTGCCTGCGCTACATGTGCGTCTACCAACGAGAAAAACAAGCGCTTACGTTCCTCGGTATTAATTACGGTGGATCAACGGAACATTCTTATCGATACATCAATCGATTTCAGGCAGCAGTCACTTCGGTATCGTATTGAACGCGTGGATGCAGTTCTCTTTACACACCATCATGTGGATCATATTTTTGGCTTGGATGACACACGGGTATTTAACAAGATGTATAAAAAGAAGATTCCGTGTTATGCCGGCCGGGAAACCACACAGAAGCTAAAACACATTTTTTCTTATATTTTTGATTATCCCGATATACCCGGCGGAATTCCGATGCTTGAATTTACGACCGTGGATGACCGGCCTTTTGATGTGCTTGGAACGCAAATCATTCCGATTGAGATCATGCATGGAACGATGCCGATCAATGCCTATCGAGTTGGAGACACTATTTACGCTACGGATTGCAGTTCTATTCCCGATCGTTCCATGGAGAAATTTATGAATGCGGATATTCTCATTCTCGACTGTCTTCGGATAAGAAAACACCCAACGCATTTCAATTTAGACCAGGCGTTGAGCGTTGCACAAAAAATCGGAGCGAAACAAACTTATTTTACGCACATGTCTCATGAAATTGAACACGAAGCCGTGACCAAATCATTGCCTGACCGTATCGCGTTAGCCTATGACGGTTTAAAATTAATTATTTAG
- a CDS encoding pseudouridine synthase — MHRTIRSYILFYKPYGVHSRFTADSGQVTLKDYGFPKGVYSIGRLDADSEGLLILTNDGQFKHLLIEPKYDHSRTYAVQIENIPEERSMESLRAGIVINGKKTKLAQVRFLSPDPLFPPRSKPIRYRANIPTCWIEIILTEGRNKQIRKMTAAVGHPTLRLIRTHILSLSLDGLSPGEWRNMEDAEVEKTIMTLRKKL; from the coding sequence ATGCACCGCACCATCAGATCATATATCCTTTTCTACAAGCCGTATGGTGTGCATTCCCGATTTACAGCCGATTCGGGTCAGGTGACGTTAAAAGATTACGGTTTTCCGAAAGGCGTTTATTCTATAGGACGTCTTGATGCGGACAGCGAAGGCCTTTTAATTCTTACGAATGACGGGCAGTTTAAACACCTGCTTATTGAACCGAAATATGATCACTCGCGTACGTATGCCGTTCAAATTGAAAATATTCCGGAGGAGCGCAGTATGGAATCGTTGCGAGCGGGTATAGTGATTAATGGGAAAAAAACAAAACTGGCACAGGTTAGATTTCTGAGTCCCGATCCGCTTTTTCCTCCCCGTTCAAAACCGATTCGTTACCGCGCTAATATTCCAACGTGCTGGATTGAAATTATTCTGACTGAAGGAAGAAATAAACAAATACGTAAAATGACGGCAGCCGTGGGTCATCCTACTTTACGGCTGATTAGAACGCATATTTTGTCGCTAAGTCTGGACGGTTTATCGCCCGGGGAATGGCGGAATATGGAGGACGCAGAAGTGGAAAAAACAATAATGACGCTGCGCAAAAAACTATAA
- a CDS encoding sigma-54-dependent Fis family transcriptional regulator, whose product MNAQRVPLSILCVDDEPSILSVLRKLLEEDYNVYTASNGLEALNILNDHEIAVALVDQKMPNMTGIELLTKIKDLYPNTVRIILTAHTEVHDLVDSINVGEIFRHINKPWEPDVLTDCIREAVLKFEQHRAIIKHKDEYEKLATEKANLEREIVLLKSEIEKEYSLDNIISISPEMNNVRRLINAASLSDETVLVQGESGTGKELVARAIHYNSKRHHKKFLAVDCGALTETLLEGELFGHKKGAFTGAVQDQKGLIEDAVGGTVFLDEISNTSLSLQAKLLRVIQEKEIRRVGETQYRQVDVRIIAATNKDLLEEVQKSNFRMDLYYRLNVLNVQLPALRDRRSDIPLLINHIINEYNQKSEKKIKSISREALNLLSSLPWNGNIRELKNIINRMIIFTHAEHLDIHDVPDEIRTGGLPTAQPSFSSDAGSFNFSVSAPKTMDELEKEYIRFILAKTSSNKAEAAKLLGLKRTTLIMRMKKLGL is encoded by the coding sequence ATGAATGCTCAAAGAGTACCGCTTTCCATTCTATGCGTCGATGATGAGCCGTCCATTTTGAGTGTCTTACGTAAATTGCTTGAAGAGGACTATAACGTTTATACTGCGTCCAACGGCCTTGAAGCATTGAATATATTGAACGATCACGAAATCGCAGTCGCATTAGTTGATCAGAAAATGCCGAACATGACGGGTATCGAACTTCTCACGAAGATCAAAGATTTATATCCCAATACCGTCCGCATTATTTTGACCGCTCATACGGAAGTTCACGATCTGGTAGATTCGATTAATGTGGGCGAGATTTTCAGACATATCAACAAACCGTGGGAACCCGACGTATTGACCGATTGCATCCGGGAAGCGGTTCTGAAGTTTGAACAACACCGCGCCATTATTAAACATAAAGACGAATATGAAAAATTAGCAACCGAAAAAGCTAATCTCGAGCGTGAAATAGTTCTTCTAAAATCCGAGATTGAAAAAGAGTATTCTCTCGATAACATCATCAGTATCAGCCCGGAAATGAATAACGTGCGCCGGCTGATTAATGCCGCGTCTCTGAGCGATGAAACCGTACTCGTACAAGGCGAAAGCGGAACGGGAAAAGAATTGGTAGCGCGCGCGATTCATTATAACAGCAAACGACACCACAAAAAATTCCTTGCCGTCGATTGCGGCGCGCTGACCGAAACGCTGCTGGAGGGAGAACTCTTTGGCCATAAAAAAGGGGCGTTTACAGGAGCCGTTCAGGATCAAAAAGGGCTGATCGAAGATGCCGTAGGTGGAACGGTCTTTCTAGACGAAATTTCTAATACCAGTTTGTCTTTACAGGCCAAATTGCTGCGCGTGATCCAGGAAAAGGAAATTCGGCGAGTAGGTGAAACTCAATACCGGCAGGTCGACGTCCGCATCATAGCCGCAACCAACAAGGATTTACTGGAAGAAGTTCAGAAATCAAATTTCCGGATGGATCTGTATTATCGTCTTAATGTTCTAAATGTGCAATTACCCGCGCTGAGGGACAGGCGTTCGGATATTCCGCTTCTGATTAACCATATCATCAACGAATACAATCAAAAATCCGAAAAAAAAATCAAATCCATTTCCAGGGAGGCTCTGAATCTTTTGTCATCTTTGCCGTGGAACGGAAATATACGTGAATTAAAAAACATTATTAACCGTATGATCATATTCACGCATGCCGAACATCTCGATATTCATGACGTTCCTGATGAAATTCGAACGGGCGGCCTTCCGACAGCGCAGCCCAGCTTCTCTTCCGATGCCGGCAGCTTTAATTTTTCAGTGTCTGCTCCAAAAACAATGGACGAATTGGAAAAAGAATATATCAGATTCATATTAGCTAAAACTTCTTCCAATAAAGCCGAGGCAGCTAAATTACTTGGGCTTAAAAGAACAACCCTGATCATGCGCATGAAAAAACTAGGGCTTTGA
- a CDS encoding c-type cytochrome translates to MMKKVSVFLFILLVMGLSFYTMVSCQTNKPKNLKVIKDTDMSTEEMKEFMRNFTLSLGVECEYCHNTDDYASDEKKEKDIARDMIKMMYALNDSYFKNAKEEINCYTCHRGQVQTKTFPPGL, encoded by the coding sequence ATGATGAAAAAGGTATCCGTATTTTTATTTATTCTTTTAGTTATGGGGCTGTCGTTTTACACCATGGTAAGCTGCCAGACTAACAAACCAAAAAATCTTAAGGTTATCAAAGATACGGATATGAGCACCGAAGAAATGAAAGAATTTATGCGGAATTTTACCTTGTCACTTGGCGTCGAATGTGAATATTGCCATAACACCGATGATTATGCGAGCGATGAGAAAAAGGAAAAAGATATTGCCCGCGACATGATTAAGATGATGTACGCGTTAAACGACTCCTATTTCAAAAACGCCAAGGAAGAGATTAATTGTTATACATGCCATCGCGGGCAGGTTCAAACCAAAACCTTTCCGCCGGGTTTATAG
- a CDS encoding bifunctional (p)ppGpp synthetase/guanosine-3',5'-bis(diphosphate) 3'-pyrophosphohydrolase: MLETRSKKPQIRKAKTAESSRESMKPQKDKSVLPEDPAAEKKYDKKYYDQKFLGIIREYRSYSKNTEMSLLQQAFDYSYNSHEGQFRKSGLPYFDHIIEVVQILVDQNMDQTTLVAAFLHDTIEDTGKTYDEISAKFGEDVARLVDGLTKISGFEFGSLEIKQAENYRKMLLSIVKDIRVIIIKFADRLHNMRTIDSLPPKKQERIAIETRDVYAPLAHRFGMARIRWELEDLVLKTLDQEVYWELSKLISDKREERQEYIEKIAKPLREKLAENETPAQIIGRPKHFFSIYNKMKKRGKPFHEIYDLLAIRILVESKEDCYKALGVVHSTYTPVTERFKDYVAVPKINGYQSIHTTVIGPDGKMVEIQIRTKEMNQVAEEGIAAHWLYKEGKLQMDQLDRQIGWIRQLIDRQQDNSDPGEFLEDLKIDLFQDEVFVFTPKGDLFNLPRTAGPIDFAFAVHSEVGLHCIGAKVNGKMVPLHSELSSGDMIEILTSEQQTPSLHWLEIAKTTKARNHIKRHFRNIELEQSVSLGRNLLEQELRDLLQKKQLPDFKGELDRMVEELKFDNKDMLLSSIGRGNVSAQSVAQKIAARVIPKEQIQPDQSFFTRFIKRARTESKGIAINGMDNMMIHFAKCCNPIPGDDVLGYVTKGRGINIHRADCTNINEAIKKEPERSMPARWQVDESKNFMVQIRILGYDRKNFLNDITQKISSADTNIVSADVKTTGHETVNMFVIQVRNISHLNLILDKIRKIQGVISATRVDASLLNK; the protein is encoded by the coding sequence ATGTTAGAGACCCGATCAAAAAAACCTCAAATCAGGAAAGCCAAAACCGCAGAGTCGTCGCGCGAAAGCATGAAACCTCAAAAAGACAAATCCGTTTTGCCTGAGGATCCTGCCGCAGAAAAAAAATACGATAAAAAGTATTATGATCAGAAATTTCTTGGTATCATCCGTGAATACCGCTCCTATTCGAAGAATACGGAGATGTCTTTGCTTCAGCAGGCATTTGATTACAGCTATAATTCACATGAGGGACAATTTAGAAAATCGGGACTTCCTTACTTTGACCATATCATCGAAGTCGTGCAGATCCTTGTCGATCAAAACATGGATCAAACCACGCTGGTAGCGGCTTTTCTTCATGACACCATAGAAGACACGGGAAAGACCTATGACGAAATCTCCGCTAAATTCGGCGAAGACGTTGCCAGGCTGGTGGACGGACTTACGAAAATAAGCGGGTTTGAATTCGGCAGCCTCGAGATCAAGCAGGCTGAAAATTACCGAAAAATGCTTCTGTCGATTGTCAAAGATATTCGCGTGATCATTATTAAATTTGCCGATCGGCTGCACAATATGCGTACCATCGATTCACTTCCTCCAAAAAAACAGGAACGGATTGCCATTGAAACGCGTGATGTTTATGCGCCGCTTGCCCACCGATTTGGTATGGCGCGAATTCGATGGGAACTGGAAGATCTTGTTTTAAAGACGCTGGATCAGGAAGTGTACTGGGAGTTATCAAAACTAATATCCGATAAGCGGGAGGAACGCCAGGAGTATATTGAAAAGATAGCAAAACCTCTGAGGGAGAAATTAGCGGAAAATGAAACCCCCGCACAAATAATCGGAAGGCCAAAACATTTTTTCAGTATTTACAACAAAATGAAAAAACGCGGCAAACCATTTCATGAAATTTATGATTTGCTGGCGATTCGAATCCTGGTAGAATCCAAAGAGGATTGTTATAAAGCGCTAGGCGTCGTACACAGCACGTACACGCCTGTGACAGAGCGGTTTAAAGACTACGTTGCCGTGCCGAAGATCAACGGGTATCAATCCATTCATACGACGGTCATCGGCCCGGACGGGAAAATGGTCGAAATACAAATTCGTACCAAAGAAATGAATCAGGTTGCGGAAGAAGGTATCGCAGCGCACTGGCTCTATAAGGAAGGAAAACTGCAAATGGATCAGCTGGATCGGCAAATCGGGTGGATACGCCAGTTGATCGATCGGCAGCAGGACAACAGCGATCCGGGTGAGTTTCTTGAAGATCTAAAGATCGATCTCTTTCAAGATGAAGTTTTTGTTTTCACTCCGAAAGGCGATCTTTTCAATTTGCCAAGAACGGCAGGTCCGATCGATTTTGCATTTGCAGTTCACTCGGAAGTGGGGCTTCATTGCATCGGGGCAAAAGTGAACGGAAAAATGGTTCCGCTGCACAGCGAACTTTCCAGCGGCGATATGATAGAAATTCTCACATCGGAACAGCAGACGCCAAGCCTGCATTGGCTTGAAATTGCAAAAACTACCAAAGCGCGAAATCATATTAAGCGCCATTTTCGAAATATTGAACTTGAACAAAGCGTGTCTCTTGGACGGAACTTACTGGAGCAGGAACTCAGGGATCTACTGCAAAAGAAACAGCTGCCGGATTTCAAGGGCGAATTAGACAGAATGGTCGAAGAATTAAAATTTGACAACAAAGACATGTTATTGTCATCTATAGGGAGGGGCAACGTTTCCGCTCAAAGCGTAGCCCAGAAAATCGCCGCGCGTGTCATTCCCAAAGAACAAATACAACCGGACCAGTCCTTCTTTACGCGTTTTATCAAACGGGCACGAACGGAATCGAAGGGAATTGCGATCAACGGGATGGATAATATGATGATCCATTTTGCCAAATGCTGTAATCCGATTCCCGGAGATGATGTCTTGGGATATGTAACGAAGGGACGCGGAATTAATATTCATCGGGCCGACTGCACCAACATTAATGAAGCGATAAAAAAAGAACCCGAGCGGTCCATGCCTGCGCGATGGCAGGTAGATGAATCAAAAAATTTTATGGTACAAATTCGTATTCTCGGCTATGATCGAAAAAATTTCCTCAACGATATCACGCAGAAAATATCTTCAGCCGACACCAATATTGTAAGCGCCGACGTCAAAACCACAGGCCATGAGACCGTCAATATGTTTGTTATCCAAGTTCGCAATATATCTCATCTCAACCTCATATTGGATAAGATTCGAAAAATACAGGGCGTGATAAGCGCAACACGCGTAGATGCGAGTTTGTTGAATAAATAG
- a CDS encoding septal ring lytic transglycosylase RlpA family protein, with protein sequence MIILSKSNSVLIILTSVILISGCVPQPIYKSISTPVITRSGEVSEKITESFTGTASYYADKFHGRKTASGETFNMHDLTAAHKTLPFGTIVKVTNLKNDKSVKLKINDRGPFVKDRIIDVSLAAAKELDMLGTGTAEVRVDIVGTEK encoded by the coding sequence ATGATAATATTATCGAAGAGTAATTCTGTTTTAATAATTTTGACGTCCGTAATTCTAATTTCAGGCTGTGTACCGCAGCCTATCTATAAATCCATTTCCACACCGGTGATAACCCGTAGCGGAGAGGTATCAGAAAAAATCACCGAATCGTTTACAGGAACGGCTTCGTACTATGCCGACAAATTTCACGGAAGAAAAACTGCGAGCGGTGAAACGTTTAATATGCACGATCTGACAGCTGCGCATAAAACATTGCCGTTTGGTACGATTGTAAAAGTTACCAATCTAAAAAACGACAAATCGGTAAAACTTAAAATCAATGATCGCGGGCCGTTTGTAAAAGATCGCATTATAGATGTGTCGCTCGCCGCAGCCAAGGAGCTTGACATGCTGGGAACCGGTACTGCGGAAGTTCGTGTCGATATTGTCGGAACTGAAAAATAA
- the rlmD gene encoding 23S rRNA (uracil(1939)-C(5))-methyltransferase RlmD — MEKVAHLELKKGDEVEITIDSVSFGGQGVGRIDDFVVFVNGAITGDTVRAKIFKKKKSFAEAKTLEIVIPSPNRTAAKCQYFGTCGGCKMQDVDYAAQLEFKRLNIQDVFQRIGGFDQLSIPPPLGSPKIFHYRNKMEFTFGDRAWLTERHIDTEPSQFVLGMHVPQRYDKVLDINECYLQSSLASEIVNWIRTFAQQSGLPPYSVRTYDGFWRFLVIRQCEHTPGLMINIITKEENLQLMSRLKNEILKFFPQITSLINGVSKKQSQVAFSDYEVLLFGQPVIVEKLGSYEFEISSNSFFQTNTLAAEVLYKTILELSQLQGDEVLYDLYCGTGSIALYLSSYVRKVIGIELIENAVENAKKNMMHNQVGNCEFISGDMRITLKTLNHRPDVIVLDPPRSGMHDDVTQTLLEIHAPRIVYVSCNPSTQARDLAILCKEKYRIDNIQPVDMFPHTYHIENVVLLLRN, encoded by the coding sequence ATGGAGAAGGTAGCACATCTTGAATTGAAAAAAGGCGATGAAGTTGAGATAACTATTGATTCGGTATCATTCGGCGGGCAAGGGGTTGGCCGCATCGATGATTTTGTCGTTTTTGTAAACGGCGCCATTACAGGCGACACGGTCCGGGCCAAAATATTCAAAAAGAAAAAAAGCTTTGCTGAGGCTAAGACTCTTGAAATAGTAATACCATCCCCTAACCGGACGGCAGCCAAATGTCAATATTTCGGAACCTGCGGCGGTTGCAAAATGCAGGATGTAGATTATGCGGCGCAGCTTGAATTTAAACGTCTCAATATACAGGATGTATTTCAACGAATCGGCGGCTTCGATCAATTATCCATCCCGCCTCCGCTAGGATCCCCTAAAATATTTCATTATCGCAACAAAATGGAGTTTACGTTCGGTGATCGGGCTTGGCTTACGGAACGGCATATTGACACGGAACCGTCGCAGTTTGTTTTAGGCATGCACGTGCCTCAGCGGTACGACAAGGTGCTGGATATAAACGAATGTTATTTGCAATCCTCATTGGCGTCGGAAATAGTTAATTGGATTCGAACGTTTGCGCAGCAAAGCGGTCTGCCGCCTTATTCGGTGCGCACGTACGATGGATTCTGGCGGTTCCTCGTGATTCGTCAATGTGAACACACGCCGGGATTGATGATAAATATCATTACCAAAGAAGAGAACTTGCAGCTGATGTCCCGATTAAAAAATGAAATCCTGAAATTCTTTCCGCAAATAACATCTTTAATTAACGGGGTGAGCAAAAAACAATCGCAAGTTGCTTTTAGCGATTACGAAGTGTTGTTATTCGGACAGCCGGTGATTGTTGAAAAACTCGGCAGCTATGAGTTTGAAATCTCTTCCAATTCATTTTTTCAAACCAATACGTTGGCCGCTGAAGTATTGTATAAAACCATTCTGGAGTTATCACAATTGCAGGGAGACGAAGTGTTGTATGATCTGTACTGCGGAACCGGAAGCATTGCCTTATATCTCAGCAGTTATGTCAGGAAAGTCATAGGAATAGAATTGATCGAAAACGCCGTTGAAAACGCGAAGAAGAATATGATGCATAACCAAGTCGGTAATTGTGAATTTATCAGCGGCGATATGCGGATTACCCTTAAAACGTTGAATCACCGGCCCGATGTGATTGTCTTGGATCCGCCTCGTTCGGGCATGCACGACGACGTCACACAGACACTGCTGGAAATTCACGCGCCTAGGATCGTATATGTAAGTTGCAATCCAAGCACGCAAGCGCGCGACCTGGCCATACTATGCAAAGAAAAATACCGTATTGATAATATCCAGCCTGTTGATATGTTTCCCCATACCTATCATATCGAGAATGTTGTTTTGTTGCTGAGGAATTAA